The Hydrogenobacter thermophilus TK-6 genome window below encodes:
- the trpB gene encoding tryptophan synthase subunit beta: MVMHLPDERGYFGSFGGKFVPETLMYALEELDIEYKKAKSDKRFWEELNYYLRTYAGRPTPLYFARNLTEYAGGAKIYIKREDLLHTGAHKINNTLGQALLTKRMGKRRVIAETGAGQHGVATATVCALLGLDCVVYMGEEDAHRQELNVFRMKLLGADVKVVKSGSKTLKDAINEALRDWVTNVETTHYIIGSVVGPHPFPLMVRDFQKVIGEETREQILELEGRLPDAVVACVGGGSNAMGIFYPFLEDERVRLVGVEAGGLGLKTGKHAASINGGSVGVLHGMKSYFLQDEEGQILPTHSVSAGLDYPGVGPEHAYLFESKRAQYTYATDEEALEGFKLLSKLEGIIPALEPAHAILKVISLAREIGKGGIVILNLSGRGDKDTYHVMKLLKEVQDAQV; encoded by the coding sequence ATGGTTATGCACTTACCTGACGAAAGGGGATACTTTGGAAGTTTTGGAGGTAAATTTGTTCCAGAAACGCTTATGTACGCTCTTGAGGAGCTTGATATTGAATATAAGAAAGCAAAATCTGACAAAAGATTTTGGGAAGAGCTAAATTACTACCTTAGAACCTACGCAGGTAGACCCACACCTCTATACTTTGCCAGAAATCTGACCGAGTATGCGGGGGGTGCCAAAATATACATAAAGAGAGAGGACCTTCTGCACACTGGTGCCCACAAAATAAATAACACTCTTGGGCAGGCGCTACTTACCAAGAGGATGGGTAAAAGAAGAGTTATAGCGGAAACGGGGGCAGGTCAGCACGGTGTTGCTACTGCAACAGTCTGTGCCCTTTTGGGTCTTGATTGCGTAGTTTACATGGGTGAGGAAGATGCGCATAGACAGGAGCTAAATGTATTTAGAATGAAACTCCTTGGTGCGGATGTAAAAGTTGTAAAGAGTGGAAGCAAAACCTTAAAGGATGCCATAAACGAAGCACTGAGAGACTGGGTAACCAACGTGGAGACTACTCACTACATTATAGGTTCAGTTGTAGGTCCCCATCCTTTTCCCCTCATGGTAAGGGATTTTCAAAAGGTAATAGGAGAGGAAACGAGGGAGCAAATACTTGAGCTGGAGGGAAGACTACCCGATGCGGTGGTTGCGTGTGTTGGGGGAGGTTCCAACGCTATGGGTATTTTCTATCCCTTTTTGGAGGACGAAAGGGTCAGGCTCGTGGGGGTAGAAGCCGGCGGTTTAGGCTTAAAAACAGGCAAGCATGCAGCCTCCATAAACGGTGGAAGTGTGGGTGTACTTCACGGTATGAAGTCTTACTTTTTACAGGACGAAGAAGGTCAGATACTACCTACTCACTCTGTATCCGCAGGCTTGGATTATCCAGGAGTTGGTCCCGAGCATGCCTATCTCTTTGAAAGCAAGAGAGCTCAGTACACTTATGCAACCGATGAAGAAGCTCTGGAAGGCTTTAAACTTCTGTCAAAGCTTGAAGGTATTATTCCCGCCTTAGAGCCTGCCCACGCAATCCTCAAAGTGATAAGCCTTGCAAGGGAGATAGGGAAAGGTGGGATTGTCATATTAAACCTCTCGGGAAGGGGAGATAAGGACACGTATCATGTGATGAAACTGCTCAAAGAAGTTCAAGACGCACAGGTTTAA
- a CDS encoding DsrE family protein, with product MRFLFVVTSNPFAKDFSTLLYLVNALSKHGEVAIFFSGNGVYYLTRPETKKFKDAGVRLLYCAHSAHQRGIQTASDFFESSSTYNLSKMLPDYDKVLVFN from the coding sequence ATGAGATTTCTATTTGTTGTAACCAGTAATCCTTTTGCAAAGGACTTTAGTACATTGCTTTACTTGGTAAATGCACTATCAAAGCATGGTGAGGTGGCTATATTTTTCTCAGGCAACGGTGTGTATTATCTTACAAGACCAGAGACTAAAAAGTTTAAAGATGCGGGTGTAAGACTACTTTACTGTGCACACTCCGCACACCAGAGAGGCATACAGACCGCTTCAGACTTTTTTGAAAGTAGCTCCACTTATAACCTCTCCAAAATGCTTCCTGATTACGATAAAGTTTTGGTGTTTAATTAG
- a CDS encoding sulfurtransferase TusB: MVNTLWLVRKLGDFSSDLVNEERDVVVLLQDAVLRFPTKKGWFLCKEDAQARGVKFPEGSAKSYEEIAELIIQAKKVVVW; the protein is encoded by the coding sequence ATGGTGAATACTCTCTGGCTGGTTAGAAAACTTGGGGACTTCTCCTCTGACTTGGTAAACGAAGAAAGAGATGTGGTGGTGCTGCTGCAGGACGCTGTATTAAGATTTCCTACCAAAAAGGGATGGTTCCTTTGCAAGGAGGATGCACAGGCAAGGGGTGTTAAATTCCCAGAGGGCAGTGCAAAGAGTTATGAGGAGATAGCCGAGCTTATAATACAAGCCAAAAAGGTGGTAGTGTGGTAA
- the leuS gene encoding leucine--tRNA ligase, whose amino-acid sequence MREYVPKDIEEKWQRVWEELELFKAHDEGKKVYVLEMFPYPSGRIHMGHVRNYTIGDVVARFLRFKGYRVLHPMGWDAFGLPAENAAIKQGIHPADWTYKNIAYMKNQLKRLGFSYDWDREIATCDPEYYRWNQWIFLKFYERGLAYRKLAEVNWCPNDETVLANEQVIDGRCWRCGTPVIKKEVPSWYLKITHYADRLLEDLKLLEGKWPERVISQQRNWIGRSEGAIIKFYADDTAVDVFTTRPDTVFGATFLVLAPEHPLTLSLAEKGGKIKEVLPFVERIRSIPPKERGKEEQKEGVFLGVYAVNPANGEKIPVWSANYVLYEYGTGAIMAVPAHDQRDYEFAIKYNLPIKQVISPYEGKLPTDRAYEGEGVLINSGPFDGLSSTEAKKVITSWLKDRGHGDFKITYRLKDWNISRQRYWGTPIPIIYCKRCGTVPVPEEDLPVLLPKDVKITGHGNPLESVEEFVNTTCPKCGGPARRETDTMDTFFDSSWYFLRYCDPKNESLPFDYQKASFWMPVDIYIGGIEHAVLHLLYARFFQKFLKDLNLVKDEEPFLNLITQGMVLRRWVSIESYLSYLGLTEEDSSDKLLENISKEVKNVQGV is encoded by the coding sequence ATGCGGGAGTATGTTCCTAAGGATATAGAGGAAAAGTGGCAAAGAGTCTGGGAGGAGCTTGAGCTTTTCAAGGCTCATGATGAAGGGAAAAAGGTCTATGTGCTGGAGATGTTTCCCTACCCATCTGGAAGGATACACATGGGCCATGTGAGAAATTACACCATAGGTGATGTGGTGGCAAGGTTTTTGAGATTTAAAGGGTACCGTGTGCTTCATCCTATGGGATGGGATGCTTTTGGTCTTCCAGCTGAGAATGCAGCCATAAAGCAAGGCATTCATCCAGCTGACTGGACTTACAAAAACATAGCGTACATGAAAAATCAGCTCAAAAGGCTTGGCTTTTCCTACGATTGGGACAGGGAGATAGCCACATGTGACCCCGAGTATTACCGATGGAACCAGTGGATATTCTTAAAGTTTTATGAGAGGGGATTGGCATACAGGAAGCTTGCAGAGGTAAATTGGTGCCCCAATGATGAGACGGTATTAGCCAACGAGCAGGTTATAGATGGGAGATGTTGGAGGTGTGGAACTCCAGTAATCAAAAAAGAAGTGCCATCTTGGTATCTTAAAATCACCCATTACGCAGATAGACTTCTTGAGGACCTTAAACTTTTAGAAGGAAAGTGGCCAGAAAGGGTGATATCTCAGCAGAGAAACTGGATAGGAAGGTCAGAGGGTGCCATAATAAAGTTTTATGCTGACGATACTGCTGTAGATGTTTTTACAACAAGACCTGACACTGTTTTTGGCGCAACATTCCTGGTGCTTGCTCCAGAGCATCCACTCACACTAAGCCTGGCAGAGAAGGGAGGAAAAATCAAAGAGGTGCTTCCTTTTGTAGAGAGGATAAGAAGCATACCTCCCAAAGAGAGAGGAAAGGAGGAGCAAAAGGAAGGCGTTTTCTTGGGGGTTTATGCTGTAAATCCAGCCAATGGTGAAAAAATACCTGTATGGAGTGCCAACTATGTCCTTTATGAGTACGGCACAGGTGCCATAATGGCAGTCCCAGCACACGACCAGAGGGATTACGAATTTGCTATAAAGTATAACCTCCCCATTAAACAGGTTATTTCTCCCTACGAAGGAAAGCTACCCACAGATAGAGCATACGAAGGCGAAGGCGTGCTTATAAACTCAGGACCATTTGATGGGCTTAGCTCTACAGAAGCTAAAAAGGTTATAACCTCATGGCTCAAAGACAGAGGACATGGTGATTTTAAGATAACATACAGGCTAAAGGATTGGAACATATCAAGGCAGAGATACTGGGGCACCCCTATACCTATAATTTACTGCAAAAGGTGTGGTACGGTGCCAGTTCCTGAGGAAGACCTGCCTGTTTTGCTCCCTAAGGATGTTAAAATAACTGGCCACGGAAACCCGTTGGAAAGCGTTGAGGAGTTTGTAAATACCACATGTCCTAAGTGCGGTGGTCCTGCAAGGCGCGAAACGGATACTATGGATACTTTTTTTGACTCCTCTTGGTACTTTTTAAGATACTGCGACCCCAAAAACGAAAGCTTACCCTTTGACTACCAAAAGGCAAGCTTTTGGATGCCGGTTGACATTTACATAGGTGGTATAGAGCATGCAGTCCTTCACCTTCTTTATGCCAGATTCTTCCAGAAGTTTTTAAAAGACCTAAATCTTGTTAAAGATGAAGAACCCTTTTTGAACCTCATCACTCAAGGTATGGTGTTAAGAAGATGGGTCAGCATAGAATCCTACCTCTCTTACCTTGGTCTTACAGAAGAGGATAGCTCGGATAAACTTTTGGAAAATATCAGCAAGGAGGTGAAGAATGTCCAAGGAGTTTGA
- the panB gene encoding 3-methyl-2-oxobutanoate hydroxymethyltransferase, with the protein MSEGITIRHLFKKKKEGQKITMVSTYDYISAKLCDEVGIDCVLVGDSLGMVFQGYESTLPVSLDEMIYHTKAVKRGIKRAFLIVDMPFMSYQVSLEEAIRNCGRVMKETGANAVKLEGGEELAELTYRLVNIGIPVVGHLGFTPQSVHALGGYRVVGKKEEEQERVKRSFKALEDAGAFMIVLESVPSSLAREITQASKSITIGIGAGPYCDGQVLVFHDLVGLVEDIKPKFVKRYVEGAKIFRDALRRYKEEVERGIFPSEEESYG; encoded by the coding sequence ATGTCTGAAGGCATAACTATAAGACACCTTTTTAAGAAGAAGAAGGAGGGGCAGAAAATCACAATGGTTTCAACATACGATTATATATCCGCCAAGCTGTGTGATGAAGTAGGTATAGACTGTGTTTTGGTGGGAGATTCCCTTGGTATGGTGTTTCAGGGCTATGAGTCCACTCTTCCGGTTAGCCTTGATGAGATGATTTACCATACAAAAGCTGTAAAGAGAGGTATAAAAAGGGCTTTTTTGATAGTTGATATGCCTTTTATGAGCTATCAGGTGAGTCTTGAGGAAGCTATTCGTAACTGTGGAAGGGTGATGAAGGAAACGGGAGCAAATGCTGTGAAGCTAGAGGGCGGGGAAGAGCTGGCAGAACTAACTTACAGGCTTGTAAATATTGGCATTCCTGTTGTGGGGCACCTGGGCTTTACTCCTCAAAGCGTTCATGCTTTGGGGGGCTACAGGGTAGTTGGAAAAAAGGAGGAAGAGCAAGAGAGGGTCAAAAGGAGTTTTAAAGCCTTGGAGGATGCAGGAGCTTTTATGATAGTTTTGGAGAGCGTGCCTTCTTCTCTTGCAAGGGAGATAACACAGGCATCAAAGAGTATAACCATAGGTATAGGGGCAGGTCCTTACTGTGATGGTCAGGTGCTTGTTTTTCATGACCTGGTGGGTCTGGTGGAAGATATAAAGCCTAAGTTTGTAAAAAGGTATGTGGAAGGAGCTAAGATATTCAGGGATGCTTTAAGAAGGTACAAGGAAGAGGTAGAAAGGGGAATTTTCCCTTCAGAGGAAGAGAGTTATGGATGA
- a CDS encoding GspE/PulE family protein yields the protein MDEAKLLELFVRLGYITKEQAKQAYTEKQKDEDIITTLIRLGFLDDAKLADFYSRNMPQRFWKDSLEDVNIPEQVLKELPEKLLRKYYIAPVKYEDGKLTVVTVNPFNQSAINELRFKSKINTIIPYASTRKTVENILNKLYPTVAKFIEEMETEEEVEIESLPIDLSPEALAAEAGEAPIVKLANYLIYEAVRLEASDIHIEPYEKKVVVRYRVDGILRIFHEFPLRVKDPLTARYKIMSNMDIAERRKPQDGRIRVRIGGKRIDLRVSTVPTVYGEKVVMRIQEAERYLSVKLEDLGFEEDDLEKFRKAIWTPWGMILVTGPTGSGKTTTLYASLMERNTPEVNIMTAEDPVEVSIPGLNQVQVNEQIGLTFASVLRAFLRQDPDIILIGEIRDTETAEIGIRAALTGHLVFSTLHTNDAPSSVTRLVDMGIEPFLVGSSLILIVAQRLIRRLCPVCKVEAKVPKDALVRMGVLKDTSEEIVIYTHREGGCEACNHTGYKGRTAVHEILEIDEEMRKLIIKGATSEDIKDLAKKKGMRTLYEAGILKVRKGITSLEEVARVLAK from the coding sequence ATGGATGAGGCAAAGCTTTTAGAACTTTTTGTGAGGCTTGGCTACATTACAAAAGAGCAGGCAAAGCAAGCTTATACGGAGAAACAAAAGGACGAAGATATCATAACTACCTTGATAAGGCTTGGCTTTTTGGATGATGCTAAGCTGGCAGACTTTTACTCCAGAAACATGCCTCAAAGATTCTGGAAGGACAGCCTGGAGGATGTAAATATACCTGAGCAGGTGCTCAAAGAACTTCCGGAAAAACTGCTGAGAAAGTACTACATAGCACCGGTAAAGTATGAAGATGGAAAACTCACAGTAGTTACGGTAAATCCCTTTAATCAGTCTGCTATAAACGAGCTAAGGTTTAAAAGTAAGATAAACACCATAATACCTTACGCATCTACGAGAAAAACCGTTGAAAATATACTTAACAAACTCTATCCAACTGTTGCAAAATTCATTGAGGAGATGGAGACGGAGGAGGAAGTGGAAATTGAAAGCTTACCAATAGACCTCTCTCCGGAAGCGCTTGCTGCAGAGGCTGGGGAAGCCCCTATAGTAAAGCTTGCCAATTACTTGATTTACGAAGCCGTGAGACTTGAAGCTTCTGATATACATATAGAGCCTTACGAAAAGAAGGTAGTTGTACGATACAGGGTTGATGGTATTTTGCGTATCTTTCACGAATTTCCATTGCGTGTCAAAGACCCTCTTACTGCCAGGTACAAGATCATGTCCAACATGGATATAGCGGAGAGGAGAAAGCCTCAGGATGGCAGGATAAGGGTGAGAATCGGGGGAAAGAGGATAGACCTCAGGGTTTCCACAGTTCCCACAGTTTATGGAGAGAAAGTGGTTATGAGGATACAGGAGGCAGAAAGGTACCTGAGCGTAAAGCTTGAAGACTTAGGCTTTGAAGAGGACGATCTTGAGAAGTTTAGGAAAGCCATATGGACACCTTGGGGAATGATCTTAGTTACAGGACCTACCGGTTCTGGTAAGACTACAACTCTTTATGCCTCATTGATGGAAAGAAACACCCCGGAAGTCAACATTATGACAGCGGAGGACCCGGTGGAAGTCTCCATCCCCGGTCTTAACCAGGTGCAGGTAAACGAGCAAATAGGGCTCACCTTTGCTTCTGTGCTTAGAGCCTTCCTTAGGCAGGACCCTGATATCATCCTCATAGGTGAGATAAGAGACACAGAAACCGCAGAGATAGGTATAAGAGCTGCCTTAACTGGGCACTTAGTTTTTTCCACCTTGCACACTAACGATGCGCCTTCTTCTGTTACGAGGCTTGTTGATATGGGTATAGAGCCTTTCTTAGTAGGTTCATCTCTCATACTCATAGTTGCACAGAGACTGATAAGGAGGCTCTGTCCTGTTTGCAAGGTGGAAGCAAAGGTGCCCAAAGATGCCTTAGTCAGGATGGGCGTGTTAAAAGACACCAGCGAGGAAATAGTCATATACACTCACAGAGAAGGTGGCTGTGAAGCGTGCAACCATACTGGCTACAAAGGAAGGACCGCTGTCCACGAGATCCTTGAAATAGACGAGGAGATGAGGAAGCTCATTATAAAAGGTGCTACCTCTGAGGATATAAAGGATTTGGCTAAGAAAAAGGGTATGAGAACTCTATACGAGGCAGGTATACTCAAAGTGAGGAAGGGCATCACTTCGCTGGAGGAGGTGGCAAGGGTCCTTGCCAAGTAG
- a CDS encoding ABC transporter permease, giving the protein MRTLYVLYQLVKRDIKMSFAGSLFGTFWMFLNPLLMMSVFYLIFQHIVKAKFPQEATEGASYTVYLLAGLAFWNGFSQSLIRGMNAITDNAYLLKKTAVPPYLFVLASTITGFISTFVSLTYALLLKDFPYSLKHVPLLLPALLVELFFVMGVALLLGSLCVYVRDISQIVSTLLSFVFYSLPIIYPVSYVPDPLKPFLVFNPLFYMLRNIQTALLKGYIDVSVFLTSLVLSCLSFMLGILVYKLLRRGFYDVL; this is encoded by the coding sequence ATGCGCACGCTTTATGTACTTTATCAGCTTGTCAAAAGAGACATTAAAATGTCCTTTGCGGGATCGCTGTTTGGTACCTTTTGGATGTTTTTAAACCCCCTTCTTATGATGAGCGTTTTCTACCTAATATTTCAACACATAGTCAAAGCCAAATTCCCGCAGGAGGCTACGGAAGGAGCCAGTTATACAGTTTATCTCCTTGCTGGACTTGCCTTTTGGAACGGCTTCAGTCAATCCTTAATAAGAGGCATGAATGCTATAACAGACAATGCTTACCTGCTCAAAAAAACCGCAGTACCGCCTTACCTTTTTGTGCTGGCATCCACCATAACAGGTTTTATTTCCACCTTTGTATCTCTGACATACGCCCTTTTACTCAAAGACTTTCCCTACAGTTTAAAGCATGTGCCACTTCTCTTACCTGCACTTTTGGTAGAGCTGTTCTTTGTGATGGGTGTTGCTCTCCTGCTTGGTAGTCTGTGCGTTTATGTTAGGGATATCTCTCAGATAGTTTCAACTCTGCTCAGTTTTGTCTTTTACTCTCTTCCCATCATATACCCCGTATCTTATGTGCCAGACCCTCTAAAGCCTTTTCTGGTCTTTAATCCCCTCTTTTATATGCTCAGGAACATACAGACCGCTCTGCTTAAAGGTTATATAGATGTGAGCGTTTTTTTGACTTCCTTAGTGCTATCCTGTCTATCTTTTATGCTTGGCA
- a CDS encoding DsrE family protein has product MRKVVFLLKGDPFSWKAHEAFRVGMAIGINSEVSFILIKDGVYALTRWHPDRLDIYGFDKLLENIDYVNVKLYVEDASAEERGLKETDFVKEVSFISTEEIKELIKAAEVVFVW; this is encoded by the coding sequence ATGAGGAAGGTGGTTTTTTTACTAAAAGGGGACCCATTCTCTTGGAAAGCTCACGAGGCTTTTCGTGTGGGTATGGCGATAGGTATAAACAGTGAGGTAAGCTTCATACTTATCAAAGACGGTGTGTATGCTCTGACTCGCTGGCATCCAGATAGACTAGACATATATGGCTTTGATAAACTGCTGGAGAACATAGACTATGTTAATGTAAAGCTTTATGTAGAAGATGCATCTGCAGAAGAGAGAGGTCTGAAAGAGACGGATTTTGTAAAAGAGGTGAGCTTTATAAGCACTGAGGAGATAAAGGAACTTATAAAGGCGGCGGAGGTGGTTTTTGTATGGTGA
- a CDS encoding 6-pyruvoyl trahydropterin synthase family protein, translating into MKWKITKVFNFEAGHRVWKQNLTHGRGAELTGRDVPLQNKCVNLHGHSYTLEVTLGSDTLSEQDMVMDFYHVKNALKDLIDTMDHSFIIDVNDPMYEELKSLAEKYGAFKIFPVPFCPTAEALAKYFYDFLTQKLEQAGLLKDVKVVSVVLWETKTSKAEYRPE; encoded by the coding sequence ATGAAGTGGAAAATAACCAAGGTCTTTAACTTTGAAGCAGGGCACAGAGTGTGGAAGCAAAATCTCACACATGGAAGAGGTGCAGAGCTTACGGGAAGGGATGTTCCCCTGCAGAATAAGTGCGTAAACCTCCACGGACACAGCTATACACTTGAGGTCACATTGGGTTCTGACACCCTCAGCGAGCAGGACATGGTGATGGATTTTTATCATGTTAAAAATGCTCTAAAAGACCTTATAGATACTATGGACCACAGCTTCATAATAGATGTTAACGACCCCATGTATGAAGAGCTCAAAAGCCTAGCGGAAAAGTATGGAGCTTTTAAAATATTCCCTGTCCCCTTCTGTCCTACTGCGGAAGCTTTAGCCAAGTACTTTTATGACTTTTTGACACAGAAACTTGAGCAGGCTGGACTCTTAAAAGATGTTAAAGTGGTCAGCGTAGTCCTTTGGGAAACCAAAACATCAAAGGCGGAATACAGACCAGAATGA
- a CDS encoding sulfurtransferase TusA family protein, whose amino-acid sequence MKYDRELDIRGDVCPFTFVKSKLVLEQMEKGEILRVIVDYRPSAENVPKSMREEGQEVLAVNQIGSSEWEIIVRKVK is encoded by the coding sequence ATGAAGTACGACAGAGAGCTGGATATAAGAGGCGATGTGTGCCCCTTTACCTTTGTAAAGAGTAAGCTGGTGCTGGAACAGATGGAGAAGGGAGAGATATTGAGAGTTATAGTGGATTACAGACCATCTGCTGAGAATGTGCCAAAAAGTATGAGGGAGGAAGGGCAGGAAGTTCTTGCAGTTAATCAGATAGGCAGTTCAGAGTGGGAGATAATAGTGAGAAAGGTAAAATGA
- a CDS encoding primosomal protein N', which translates to MNLKVAVPGGRVLNLSLEFPYESSPIGYRVLLANGKTGIVVGLSEKAELSMSADFPDDKPVVLQTHLEALKDLANIYGLNPWSMVFSFLPEELIWKEETYIVVAERSKDMLDSKSREVVEYVRKRRGVKEVSLKDKFGWRLVELLIEKGFLKKERRWDTLRVSTRIFVLNVPFESAYEELKKLKKREGKLAILSFLKDRGFATEEEIKEMGFESQDLNYLIRKGMVAVKEGVDIYTDSYAGVPLEDISPKKIQKGTVLFGSYGLLLERLKSILYDTFKMGRSALVVCSSLSTLFSLERVLKPFFGDHLLVISSKESSKKVIKNWFKAQEGGKIVLGSRLSLLTPIRDLGLIVLFDDAGTKLPSGVDVRNFLYVLSKYTGAKFLMAIPSIDVSTYYLIRRKKMDYECSWKRLKVLVLERKEKEVISGECRKILENFLDRRVLFLVNKKGYGYAYCTRCQSLCVCPVCGSFLTLYKERERLLCTNCGFKGEPACLECGSKVESSSFGVEKVMEEVENLFGIRESFSFSTYPNLGDGYHLVVVLSADNLLSVPFFNAEEGFYKYLWRARAVAEDTLVIQTLFPKHPLLEELREGDWEAYFQRELLRREEEGLPPFSKMLLVRFSQDRRKELERIANEYKVELRCRKTGRLTEALFKTDKKLMDKLIKQVRSLKPVRLELL; encoded by the coding sequence ATGAATCTCAAAGTAGCAGTGCCTGGTGGAAGGGTGCTTAATCTAAGCCTTGAGTTCCCTTATGAGAGCAGTCCCATAGGCTATCGTGTGCTTTTGGCAAATGGAAAAACTGGCATAGTGGTAGGGCTTTCAGAAAAAGCAGAGTTATCCATGTCTGCTGATTTTCCAGATGATAAACCTGTAGTTTTGCAGACGCATCTGGAAGCCCTAAAGGATCTTGCTAATATATACGGCTTGAACCCCTGGTCTATGGTTTTTAGTTTCCTACCTGAGGAACTAATCTGGAAGGAAGAGACATACATAGTGGTTGCAGAAAGGTCAAAGGATATGCTGGATAGCAAGAGCAGGGAGGTTGTTGAGTATGTGCGCAAAAGAAGAGGTGTGAAGGAGGTGTCTTTAAAAGATAAGTTTGGCTGGCGTCTTGTGGAGCTTCTGATAGAAAAAGGATTTTTGAAAAAGGAGAGAAGGTGGGACACACTTAGGGTAAGCACCAGAATTTTTGTGCTAAATGTGCCTTTTGAGTCCGCTTACGAAGAGTTAAAAAAGCTAAAGAAGAGAGAGGGAAAGCTTGCCATCCTTAGCTTTCTCAAAGATAGGGGCTTTGCTACAGAAGAGGAGATAAAGGAGATGGGCTTTGAATCACAGGATCTGAATTACCTTATCAGAAAAGGGATGGTGGCTGTAAAAGAGGGCGTGGATATATACACGGATAGTTATGCGGGTGTGCCCCTTGAGGATATATCTCCCAAAAAGATCCAGAAAGGTACTGTGCTTTTTGGAAGCTACGGCTTGCTCTTAGAAAGACTAAAGAGCATACTTTATGATACTTTCAAGATGGGAAGGTCGGCGCTTGTTGTGTGCAGTAGCTTATCAACCCTTTTCTCCTTAGAGAGAGTGCTTAAACCTTTCTTTGGCGACCATCTTTTGGTGATCTCTTCAAAGGAAAGCTCTAAGAAGGTTATAAAAAACTGGTTTAAAGCTCAGGAAGGTGGCAAGATAGTGCTTGGTAGCAGGCTCTCTCTACTTACACCCATAAGAGATTTGGGTCTAATAGTGCTATTTGACGATGCTGGTACAAAGCTACCCAGTGGTGTGGATGTAAGAAACTTCCTTTATGTGCTTTCTAAATACACGGGGGCAAAGTTTCTGATGGCTATACCGAGCATTGATGTATCCACCTATTATCTTATCAGAAGAAAGAAGATGGATTACGAGTGCAGTTGGAAAAGATTAAAGGTGCTGGTTCTGGAAAGGAAAGAAAAAGAGGTTATCTCCGGCGAATGTAGAAAAATCTTGGAGAACTTCCTTGACAGAAGGGTGCTTTTTTTGGTCAACAAAAAGGGCTATGGCTATGCATACTGCACAAGATGCCAGAGCCTTTGTGTATGTCCCGTCTGTGGTAGCTTCCTAACTCTTTACAAAGAAAGGGAGAGGCTTCTGTGTACCAACTGTGGTTTTAAGGGCGAGCCTGCATGCTTAGAGTGTGGCTCAAAGGTGGAAAGTTCCAGCTTTGGTGTGGAAAAGGTTATGGAAGAGGTTGAAAATCTCTTTGGCATAAGGGAAAGCTTTAGCTTTAGCACATACCCAAACCTTGGCGATGGTTATCACCTGGTTGTGGTTTTGAGTGCGGATAATTTGCTTTCCGTCCCTTTCTTTAACGCAGAGGAAGGCTTTTATAAATACCTCTGGAGGGCAAGGGCTGTGGCGGAGGACACGCTTGTAATTCAAACACTCTTTCCTAAGCATCCCCTTTTGGAGGAGTTAAGGGAGGGAGACTGGGAAGCCTACTTTCAGAGGGAGCTCCTGCGCAGAGAGGAGGAAGGTCTTCCACCTTTCTCAAAAATGCTTCTGGTGAGGTTCTCCCAAGATAGAAGAAAAGAGCTTGAAAGGATAGCTAATGAGTATAAAGTGGAGCTAAGGTGCAGAAAAACGGGAAGACTTACGGAAGCTCTGTTTAAAACCGATAAAAAGCTTATGGATAAGCTCATAAAACAGGTGAGGAGCCTTAAACCTGTGCGTCTTGAACTTCTTTGA